Proteins from a genomic interval of Desulfofustis limnaeus:
- a CDS encoding PAS domain-containing sensor histidine kinase → MRGEQFRELIDRGLMNERRKKVWNSSLRPKLSLLFLALTLVPLLIFGYLAHLYSEQILVQLVERQLDQVAKDKASLLSGWLEERRTDMSMVAETSLVRSLMPAEIEPYLDLIRNKFTVYQELVVVSADGAIVAASPALTAAPSPAFGIPHGSREGLFMSDITHVPDAGESSFLIGVPVPGPDSTVAGMVYGRVGTEKIIHSILSVSLGNTGECYLVDGEGRFLAHREPHRILAENISQSASFQNIFAQADRTGAYLDYRGVEVLGTALKVGDTDWYIVVELDRAEAFAAVDKLKGLLFLAVLVCILSALALTVVISSHIVAPIRKLSRYAERIVDSRFDEPVVASGRSDEIGTLYQAVTDMATRLKERHQVLEEQVGKREAELKETDLMLRETRLLAQRSEKYAAMGRMGAAIAHEIRTPLTSIKLFLESVQSDLAISAEFEEDFTIAMNQIGRIEATINRFLDFSKPQDLVFSDIDVNALLADLLAMVRPQINRQECVLHRSLEERLPLIVGDRRLLAEALINLLVNALDAMPAHGTLSVSAAADRFVVDGRDVACVRIDIGDTGQGISDDQLSRIFEPFFTTKPTGTGLGLPLVLNTVRNHGGDIRVASTCGQGTVFSLYLPDTETRSGT, encoded by the coding sequence ATGCGTGGGGAACAGTTTCGTGAGCTGATCGATCGGGGCCTGATGAACGAACGCCGGAAAAAAGTGTGGAACAGTTCGCTACGACCGAAGTTGTCCCTGCTGTTTCTGGCGCTTACCCTGGTACCGCTGCTGATTTTCGGCTATCTGGCCCACCTCTATTCCGAGCAGATCCTGGTGCAGTTGGTGGAGCGCCAACTCGATCAGGTGGCGAAAGACAAGGCGTCGCTTCTTTCCGGTTGGCTCGAGGAGCGGCGCACCGACATGTCAATGGTGGCGGAAACCTCCCTGGTCCGCTCCCTGATGCCTGCTGAGATCGAACCCTATCTGGATCTGATCAGAAACAAATTTACCGTCTACCAGGAATTGGTTGTGGTCTCTGCGGACGGGGCGATCGTTGCCGCCAGTCCCGCCCTGACCGCGGCACCGTCACCGGCGTTTGGCATCCCCCATGGGTCACGAGAGGGATTGTTCATGTCAGACATCACCCATGTGCCTGATGCAGGGGAATCATCGTTTCTCATTGGAGTTCCCGTACCGGGTCCCGACAGTACGGTGGCCGGGATGGTGTATGGGCGGGTGGGCACCGAGAAGATCATCCACTCCATTCTTTCGGTCTCCCTTGGCAATACCGGGGAATGTTATCTGGTAGATGGGGAAGGTCGGTTTCTGGCCCATCGCGAGCCGCACCGGATTCTTGCGGAAAATATCTCCCAATCGGCAAGCTTCCAAAACATCTTCGCCCAGGCCGACCGGACCGGCGCCTATCTCGATTATCGCGGCGTGGAAGTCCTGGGAACGGCGCTCAAGGTGGGTGATACGGATTGGTATATCGTGGTGGAGCTGGATCGGGCCGAGGCGTTTGCCGCGGTCGACAAACTCAAGGGGCTGCTCTTCCTGGCCGTGTTGGTCTGCATCCTCAGCGCGCTGGCGCTTACCGTGGTGATCAGCTCCCATATCGTTGCCCCGATCAGAAAACTGAGCCGCTACGCGGAACGGATTGTCGACTCCCGGTTCGACGAACCGGTTGTGGCCAGCGGTCGCAGCGATGAGATCGGAACGCTCTACCAAGCGGTGACCGATATGGCAACCAGGCTGAAGGAGCGCCATCAGGTGCTCGAAGAACAAGTCGGGAAGCGGGAAGCCGAGTTGAAAGAGACCGATTTGATGCTGCGTGAGACTCGTCTGCTGGCGCAGCGATCGGAGAAGTATGCGGCCATGGGCCGAATGGGAGCGGCCATCGCCCACGAGATCCGCACCCCGTTGACCTCCATTAAGCTCTTTCTCGAATCGGTTCAGTCGGATCTTGCCATTTCTGCTGAATTCGAGGAAGATTTCACCATTGCCATGAACCAGATCGGTCGGATCGAGGCGACGATCAACCGCTTTCTCGATTTTTCCAAACCGCAGGATCTGGTGTTTTCCGATATTGATGTGAACGCTTTGCTGGCCGATCTTTTGGCCATGGTCCGGCCCCAGATCAATCGCCAGGAGTGCGTCTTGCACCGTTCTCTTGAAGAACGGCTGCCGCTGATCGTGGGCGATCGACGCTTGCTGGCCGAGGCACTGATCAACCTGCTGGTCAACGCCCTGGATGCCATGCCGGCGCATGGAACCTTATCCGTCTCGGCAGCGGCGGATCGGTTTGTTGTCGATGGCCGGGATGTTGCCTGCGTCAGGATCGACATCGGTGATACCGGGCAGGGCATCAGTGACGATCAGCTGTCCAGGATCTTCGAACCGTTTTTCACCACCAAGCCGACCGGGACCGGACTGGGGCTGCCGTTAGTGTTGAACACGGTCCGCAACCACGGCGGTGATATCCGGGTGGCCAGCACGTGCGGACAAGGCACGGTTTTTTCACTGTATCTCCCGGATACGGAAACCCGCTCCGGGACGTGA